A region from the Campylobacter subantarcticus LMG 24377 genome encodes:
- the ccsA gene encoding cytochrome c biogenesis protein: MKKQLLAFGNIKISIFLFLIFALFCALATFIESAYNTPTAWAMIYGSSWFAFIQLILGINLLAALFKYKMFNKKKIPLLIFHISFLFILLGSAMTRYMGFEGNLHIRENEKNNIIETSKSYIYIATLKDDKVYSAAKSEYIATLPFVNDFSFNLILPDEKAQISYENLILDAKEIYIDDNNSAPLLSLMLSQNNESKELLFQAGDIENINGVNIAFLNDSAPSPYIKIDKDLKLSADFDLKYMSMSDGKENILKANQKAQAKDLRLYSFNDINLVVKFASLHGKKTLEGINQVQDESYFTWFKNSWIELGRNALISLFGEAKYWNNSLLNNFKDFAQSTKYMPTQLSDNAINALKLKLSYKGESKEVFLVEYNSPIRIDVAGQPFFLRWGPKGIEMPFEMYLKDFELKRYPGSMSPMSYASYVEINNANQKLEYKIFMNNVLDYQGYRFYQSSYDQDELGTILSVNKDPGKIPTYIGYFLLTLGMFLNILNPHSRFRTLAKLINQDTLKKTSAILAFILVFFASQNTYANEPIKVDETHAKELASLVVQKPDGRMVPFNTLAMEVLEKIYKNTIFQGQSAEATIISMIFDGSAWYDKDIIFMPTSRLVNEEISKILGIKPRAYTSFKDFFTTDTYKLQKYVENANRKNPNRRSVFDKEIIKLDERVNIVNLIFSGDIFRFIPLQNSTNNQWVAPREAYIGLKGEEGAEVKSILENYFNAVNNSITHNNWDDATKNLNIIKNYQEKYGHEVIPSAKKISTEIFFNKSQIFVNLTPLYLCAGLLLLIIVFVKMLMPKIRIDFIFKYVYIFNIVAFFIHTLGLALRWYIAGRAPWSNAYESMVYIAWALSLSGIFFSRKSPIALSLTSILAGVTLGVAHLSQMDPQITNLVPVLQSYWLTIHVSVITASYGFLGLCTLLGIFVLVLLCMLKINGKHNENILRNITEATRINEMAMILGLCLLTVGNFLGAIWANESWGRYWSWDSKETWALISILVYAAILHIRMVPKWANQYIFAVCSMFAYWVIIMTYFGVNYFLTGMHSYAAGDSVKIPDYVYWGFLFMVALSIASYFKKSYAKKL; the protein is encoded by the coding sequence ATGAAAAAACAACTTTTAGCCTTTGGGAATATAAAAATTTCAATTTTTTTATTTTTAATTTTTGCCCTATTTTGCGCCCTAGCTACTTTCATAGAAAGTGCTTATAACACTCCAACAGCTTGGGCAATGATCTATGGCTCTTCTTGGTTTGCCTTTATACAGCTCATACTAGGGATTAATCTTTTAGCAGCTCTTTTTAAATATAAAATGTTTAATAAGAAAAAAATACCGCTTTTAATTTTCCATATCTCATTTTTATTTATATTATTAGGTTCAGCTATGACTAGATATATGGGATTTGAAGGAAATTTACATATTAGAGAAAATGAAAAAAACAACATCATTGAAACTTCAAAAAGTTATATCTATATAGCAACTTTAAAAGATGATAAAGTATATAGTGCTGCAAAATCTGAATATATTGCTACCTTACCTTTTGTAAATGATTTTTCATTTAATTTAATCTTACCTGATGAAAAAGCTCAAATTTCATATGAAAATTTAATCTTAGATGCAAAAGAAATTTATATTGATGATAACAATTCTGCTCCTCTTTTATCTTTAATGCTTTCACAAAATAATGAGTCCAAAGAATTGCTTTTTCAAGCAGGAGATATTGAAAATATCAACGGTGTTAATATAGCATTTTTAAACGACTCTGCTCCAAGTCCTTATATAAAAATTGATAAAGATTTAAAACTTAGTGCTGACTTTGATTTAAAATACATGTCAATGAGCGATGGAAAAGAAAATATTTTAAAAGCAAATCAAAAAGCACAAGCTAAAGATTTAAGATTATATTCTTTTAATGATATTAATTTAGTGGTTAAATTTGCTTCCTTGCATGGTAAAAAAACCTTAGAAGGTATTAATCAAGTTCAAGATGAAAGCTATTTTACTTGGTTTAAAAATAGTTGGATAGAGCTAGGGCGCAACGCTTTGATTTCTTTATTTGGCGAGGCAAAATATTGGAATAATTCTTTATTAAACAACTTCAAAGATTTTGCACAAAGCACTAAATATATGCCAACTCAACTTTCAGATAACGCCATTAATGCTTTGAAACTAAAACTAAGCTATAAAGGAGAATCTAAAGAAGTTTTCCTAGTAGAATACAACTCACCTATTCGTATTGATGTAGCAGGCCAACCTTTCTTTTTAAGATGGGGTCCTAAAGGAATAGAAATGCCATTTGAAATGTACTTAAAAGACTTTGAACTAAAACGCTATCCTGGCTCGATGTCACCTATGTCTTATGCAAGTTATGTCGAAATTAACAATGCTAATCAAAAGTTAGAATACAAAATTTTCATGAATAATGTTTTAGATTATCAAGGTTATAGATTTTACCAAAGTTCTTATGATCAAGATGAGCTTGGCACTATACTTTCAGTTAATAAAGATCCGGGTAAAATTCCTACATACATAGGATATTTTTTACTTACACTAGGAATGTTTTTAAATATTTTAAATCCTCATTCAAGATTTAGAACCTTAGCTAAATTAATCAATCAAGACACTCTTAAAAAAACAAGTGCTATTTTGGCATTTATATTAGTTTTTTTTGCAAGCCAAAATACTTATGCAAATGAACCCATCAAGGTGGATGAAACACATGCTAAGGAACTTGCTTCTTTAGTAGTACAAAAACCTGATGGTAGAATGGTTCCTTTTAATACCTTAGCTATGGAAGTTTTAGAAAAAATATATAAAAATACAATCTTTCAAGGCCAAAGTGCTGAAGCAACTATTATATCAATGATTTTTGATGGTAGCGCATGGTATGATAAAGATATTATATTTATGCCAACAAGTCGTTTGGTTAATGAAGAAATTTCTAAAATTTTAGGTATTAAACCTAGAGCTTATACTAGTTTTAAAGATTTTTTTACTACAGATACTTATAAACTACAAAAATATGTAGAAAATGCTAATAGAAAAAATCCAAATCGTAGAAGTGTTTTTGATAAAGAAATCATCAAGCTTGATGAAAGAGTTAATATTGTAAATTTAATCTTCTCAGGTGATATTTTTAGATTTATTCCTTTGCAAAATAGCACTAATAATCAATGGGTAGCACCACGTGAAGCCTATATAGGATTAAAAGGTGAAGAAGGTGCGGAAGTTAAAAGTATTTTAGAAAACTATTTTAATGCAGTTAATAATTCTATTACACACAATAACTGGGACGATGCAACTAAAAATTTAAATATCATCAAAAACTATCAAGAAAAATATGGCCATGAAGTTATACCAAGTGCTAAAAAAATTAGCACAGAGATCTTTTTCAATAAAAGTCAAATTTTTGTAAATCTTACTCCACTTTATTTATGTGCTGGACTTTTACTTTTGATTATAGTTTTTGTTAAAATGCTAATGCCAAAAATTCGCATTGATTTTATTTTTAAATATGTTTATATATTTAACATTGTAGCATTTTTCATCCATACTCTAGGCTTGGCTTTGCGTTGGTATATAGCAGGTCGTGCTCCATGGAGCAATGCATATGAAAGTATGGTTTATATAGCTTGGGCTCTATCGCTATCTGGAATTTTCTTTTCAAGAAAAAGCCCTATTGCACTTTCTTTAACTTCTATTTTAGCAGGAGTTACTTTAGGCGTAGCTCATCTTAGCCAAATGGATCCACAAATTACTAATTTGGTTCCTGTATTACAATCTTATTGGCTTACTATACATGTTTCAGTTATTACTGCTAGTTATGGATTTTTAGGACTATGTACATTATTAGGTATATTTGTACTTGTTTTACTATGTATGCTAAAAATCAATGGCAAGCATAATGAAAATATTTTAAGAAATATCACAGAGGCAACAAGAATTAATGAAATGGCTATGATTTTGGGGCTTTGCTTGCTTACGGTTGGGAATTTCTTAGGTGCTATATGGGCAAATGAAAGCTGGGGAAGATATTGGAGTTGGGATTCTAAGGAAACTTGGGCTTTAATTAGTATTTTAGTTTATGCAGCTATTTTGCACATTAGAATGGTACCAAAATGGGCAAATCAATATATTTTTGCAGTTTGCTCTATGTTTGCATATTGGGTGATTATCATGACTTATTTTGGAGTAAATTACTTTTTAACCGGTATGCATTCTTACGCAGCAGGAGATTCTGTAAAAATTCCTGATTATGTATATTGGGGATTTTTATTTATGGTGGCATTAAGTATAGCAAGTTATTTCAAAAAATCTTATGCGAAAAAATTATAA